The DNA region CAAGGTGGAGTGCTAAAAGGTGATGTAAAAGACGTTTTGTTGCTCGATGTAACGCCACTTTCGTTGGGTATTGAAACCCTTGGCGGGGTCTTTACCCGGCTTATTGATCGCAACACCACGATCCCCACTAAGAAAAGTCAGGTGTTTTCCACAGCTGATGACAATCAGTCGGCCGTAACGATTAGCGTTTATCAAGGGGAGAGGGAAATTGCCCAACAAAACAAGGCATTGGGTCAATTCAACCTAGAAGGAATTGCGCCAGCACCACGTGGCATGCCTCAGATTGAAGTAACTTTTGATATCGATGCTAATGGTATAGTCAATGTATCAGCCAAAGATAAGGCCACTGGTAAAGAGCAACAAATCCGCATTGAAGCCTCTGGCGGTTTGTCTGATGATGAAATCAATAAAATGGTTAAGGATGCCGAAGTCCACGCTGAAGAGGATAAAAAACGCAAAGAGCTTATAGAAGCCCGCAACCACGCCGAAGGCTTAACGCATAGCACCGAAAAAAGTTTGAAAGAGTTTGGTGATAAGATCTCTGTGGAAGAAAAGCAGGCTATTGAAACCGCATTGGAAGAGCTAAAAGAAGTGAGCAAAGGTGAGGATCTTGGAGCAATTCAATCCAAAACTGAAACGCTCAGTCAGGTTTCAATGAAGCTAGGTGAAGCGATGTATAAGGCGAATCAGGAAGCTCAAACCACGGGTGATGAGGCAGGTACCCAGACTACGGAATCTCCAGAGAATGTTGTTGACGCTGAGTTTGAGGAAGTTGATGCTGACAAGTCTGATACCACTTCAGAAAATGGTGATAACGAGCAAAAGCAAGCTTAAATCAGGCATCGTTTAAAGTAAAAGTCTCCTACGGGTTATGCACCTGTGGGAGATTTTATTAAAGGGTTTCAAAAGTATGGCAAAGAGCGATTATTATCAGTTATTGGGTGTTTCACGTACTGCCTCAGCGGATGAATTGAAAAAGGCTTATCGCAAATTGGCGATGAAGTATCATCCCGACCGCAATCCAGACGATAAGGAAGCTGAGAAAAAATTCAAAGATGTGAGCAAGGCGTACGAAGTCTTGCGAGATGATCAAAAACGAGCTGCCTACGATCAGTTTGGTCATCAAGCCTTTGAAGGAGGAGCAGGATCAGCTGGTGCGGGACGACAGACCCGCGGTGGTTTTGAATTCAATTTTCAAAACGCAGGCAGTTTTTCTGATCTTTTTGAAGAAGTCTTTGGAGATATGATGGGTGGTGGTCATCGCGGCCAAAGGGCAGCCAGACGTGGTAGTGACTTGCAATACAATATGAGCATATCTTTGGAGCAAGCATTTGCGGGCACCAAGAGATCCATTTCAATAACAACCCTTGTGGCTTGTTCTCCCTGTCAAGGATCTGGTGCCAAACAGGGCACAGAGCCAATACAATGCCAATCGTGTCACGGGCGCGGTAAAGTACGCTCGCAACAGGGGTTTTTCACAGTTGAACGGGCTTGTCACACATGTGGGGGTACCGGCCAACACATTGAGGAAAAATGCCAGTCTTGTGGAGGATTGGGCCGCACGAATAAATCTAAGGTTGTGCAGGCGAACATTCCAGCTGGTGTGGAGGATGGGACTCGCATTCGTGTATCAGACCAGGGAGAAGCTGGATTTCAGGGGGCCCCGGCAGGAGATTTATACATTTTTGTTGAGGTTAAACCGCATGAGTTATTTCACCGTGAAGGTGCAGATATTCACTGCCAAGTGCCGATTTCAATGCCTACGGCAGCACTTGGTGGCTCAATTGAAGTTCTCACGATTGATGGCAAGAAGGCACGCGTGAAAATTCCTGAAGGGACACAATCGGGTGAAAAATTTCGCTTAAGGGGCAAGGGAATGAGCGTTTTGCGTCGCTCAGGCAGAGGAGATATGTTTGTCCATACATTAGTTGAAACCCCCGTCAAGATGACAAAAAAGCAAAAAAAGTTGTTGCAAGACTTTATGGAAGAGGAGAAAGAATCTCACTCAAGTCCTAAATCTGAAGGATTTTTCGCCAAGGTCAAAGATCTTTGGGAGAATTTGCAGGAATAGCCCTTCAAGCCAAAATTCACAATCTCAAGCTAACAGGGCTGTTCAAGCTAATCTTCTCACCGACACAATTCCAAACAAAGTTGGTGTGTAGCTGCTGATACGCCTTGCAGCCCTTTCTTTAGGTTGAGCTCTACTTGCTGAAGCCGCGCGGTAGCCTGCACCATCTTAGTCGTTGTCCATTTTTGCAAATGGGTTTTGTAACGAGGCTGGTTTTTAAAAAAGATTAAAGGTCTTGCTTGAGTTACCGCCTCATGTATCGATTTTCCTTTAGCTATTTCAGCCTTCAGCTGTAATAACTTATTAAAGTGCAGCAGTACTCCGCGTAAAATGTGCATGTCTTCAATCCCCGACTGTTGCGCCTCTTCTAAAGCCTTCACCACCAGCAAAGGGTTGCCATCGGCAATGGCTAACGCAAGTTCACCAACCTGTCCTTCGACAAAGCTGTGACAACAGGCATGCCAATCATCCGTAGTTAGTTCGCTGTCATCTTTTTGCTGATACAGAGATAATTTATAAAAATTCTCTGCTAAGTCAGCACTGTAGTGTTCAAAATTTGCAAATATATAATGCTTTAAGTCTGGTGCAAAGCGCACGCTATGCTGCGCAGTTAACGCTCTTAGATAGTGTCTTTTTTCCTCTGGAGTTCCCAGATAACACCCCACGAATGCTGCTCTCTTGGATGTCTCATGCAAGGTTTTCAACTTTCTCAATGATGAGCCAACTAAACAAGAAAAAATTAACTGTACGGTCGTATCCTTTTCCAACACTGCCTCAATGAGCTTCACCGAACGATCAGTGGCTTCTGTGACAATGATGATTTTTAAATGGGCGGCCTTAGAAAAGAGATCACCCTGATTTTTCAAGAGATGAGGCTGTTCAAGCAAGCGATTTTGTGAGTGCTTTTCCACCACAATAGATTCTTGAGTCTTTTTGTGTGCGTCACAAATACTCTTTGTGCAAAACTGTAGATAACTCTCGTTTGTGCCATACAATAGGACGCTCTGCACGGATGCATCTGGAAAGTGAATGTATTGATCAAAACGTTTTTTCATCGCCAACGTTACCTTGTTTTGCCATTGCCCGGGAGGATAGAAAGCCCGCCAATAGTAGTTTAATATCTTCAGATAAAATCTTCAGTGCTCGCTTGCGCGCATCATTTTGAGCTGTTCGGGCCGAAAAGGAGCCAAACTCCGCCTTGGGACCCAGTGAGTAAGAAGCAACAGCTTTACGTGTTTCATTCAGTACGGTACCTCCTTCAACGACCTTTGTAAGCTTAATATCTGCCGTAACGGTAAGCTCAGAGTGGCGAGGTGTGTTATCTCTGCGAAACCCGAGACGCCGTATATTTTCTGAAAGTTCTACTTTTAAACGATAGACCGATGGGCATTTTTTGCCTTTCGGTGTCATCGTATCAAGCAAATAATTGCGGAGTTGCTGACCTGAACGATCTGCAATAATGTCGACACGAATGGCTTGCAATTGCTCATTGATGCTGCCTGCTCCTTCCGGGGAATAGAGAGGTTGAAAGCCACAACCGACTAGTAAAAAGAAACAACTGATAATGACAGGATAGGCTAATTTTCTGACCTTGAATGGAGAAAATAATTGGATTTTGAACCGCAAAGATTTTCCAATTCGTACCCCATACTTGAGCCACATCAAATTTTTTCTAAACAACAATGTTTACAACTCGCTTGGGGACTATAATCACCTTTTTAATAGGCTGGCTTGCCACAATATTCTGCACACTTTGTAGCTCTAATGAAGCTGACTCAATTTCTGCATTATTCGCCTCCGCCGGTACCTCAATCGTCCCCCGCAACTTGCCATTTACCTGTACCGCCATGGATATGATTTCCGCGATCAACAGCGCCGGCTCTGTCTCAGGCCAAGGGTGATGCACGAGAAATGTTGCATGCCCAAGTATTTGCCAAAGCTCCTCGGTTATATGCGGCACAATTGGATTCAACATTTGCACCAGTACTTCCAATGCTTCACGAACGACAGCTGGGTGCAAATTTTGTGTGGACGCCTTTTCCAAATCGTTGCTCAGTTCACGTAGTCTTGCAACATATTTGTTAAAATGAAATGACTCCAGATCCTTGGTTCCTGCCGCAATAGTGCGATGCACCAGAGTGCGCAGCTGCAAATCTTTCTGTGACAAACTTTTTGAATCTGGCATGGGAGTCTTGAGGGGTGCAGCAATCTGACAGAGCTGATGCACGAGTTGCCAAAGGCGGTTCAGGAACTTCCACATTCCTTGAATCCCTGATTCGGTCCAATATAAATCTTTGTGCGGCGGGCTATCGGACATCATAAAGAGACGCGCAGTGTCAGCGCCAAACTCTTTGGTAATGACGTTAGGATCGATCACATTTTTGCGTGATTTGCTCATTTTTTCTGCCCGACCAATACGTACAGGGCTACCATCTTCGATTTTAACATATTGGTCATTACCTAACGTTCGCACTGCATCAGGCTGCACCCATTGACCATCTTCATCTCGATAAGTCTCGTGGCATACCATGCCTTGGGCCAGAAGACGCTTGAAAGGCTCTTCAATTTGCCAGTAACCACACCGTTTTAGAGCTCTTGAAAAAAACCGTGCGTACAACAAGTGCAGGACTGCATGCTCAATACCGCCAATATACTGATCAACAGGTAGCCAATAGTGTGTGGCTTCCTTATCCAACGGTGTTTGGGCATTGGGGGCACAAAAGCGCCCAAAATACCAAGAAGATTCAAAAAACGTATCCAGCGTATCTGTTTCACGTTGAGCGTCCTTGCCACAACTTGGACAGGCAACAAACTTCCACGTGGGATGGAGATCAAGGGGGTTACCAGATTGTCCGATCTCAATATCCTCAGGTAATGCAACCGGCAAATCCGATTCTGGAACGGGAACCGGTCCACATTGTGCACATTGTATGATAGGAATCGGACAACCCCAATAGCGCTGCCGGGACACGCCCCAATCCCGTAAACGGTACGTGATGGCACCACGCCCTTTACCCTCTGCTTCTAAGCGCTCAATCATCTTGGATTTTGCTTGTACAGTAGTGAGACCGTTTAAAAACTCAGAATTAATCATCTGCCCCATACCGTCATATGGTAGTTCAGGAATCGTTTTTCCATCAGGAGAAACAACAGGTATAATGGGCAATTTGTACTTTTGTGCAAACTCAAAATCACGTTGGTCGCCCCCAGGGCAGGCAAAAATTGCCCCCGTGCCGTACTCAGCCAAGACAAAATTGGCAACGTAGAGAGGCAATTCTTGGTTTGAGTTAAAGGGGTGCAATACCTGTAACTGGGTATCAAAACCCTTCTTATCAGCTTTTTCAATTTGCTCTTGGCTGGTCCCCAAAGCATTACATTCATCGATAAATGCGGCTAATTCAGGATTATTTTTCGCCAACTCCGTACTTAAAGGGTGGTTAGGGGAAAGCGCACAAAAGGAAGCCCCAAAAAGCGTATCAGGACGTGTTGTAAAGATCTCTAAAGGATCAGATCTACCCTGAATCGGGAAATAAACATATGCCCCTTGTGACTTGCCTATCCAGTTGCGCTGCATGGTCACCACACGCTCGGGCCACTCAGTTAATTCATCGAGTCCTTGCAGCAAGTCTTCAGCAAAATCTGTGATTTTTAAAAACCACTGTTTTAGTTGCCGCTTTTCGATTTTAGCTCCAGAGCGCCAACCACAGCCATCGATGACTTGCTCATTCGCCAGCACCGTGTTTTCAACTGGATCCCAGTTCACCCAAGCTTCTTTCTGATACACAAGGCCATTCTTCAGAAAATCGAGAAATATTTTCTGCTCATGACCGTAATAGTCAGGGCGGCACGTTGCAAGTTCACGTGACCAATCATAGGCAAAGCCCACGGATTGTTGCTGCTCTCGCATAACCTTAATATTTTCTTCAGTCCATTGCTTTGGATGCAGGTTTTTCTCGAGAGCTGCGTTTTCAGCAGGGAGGCCAAAGGCATCCCAACCCATGGGATGTAACACATTAAACCCTTGAGACAACTTAAAACGCGCAATTACATCCCCAAGTGTGTAATTGCGAACGTGCCCCATGTGCATCCGACCTGAAGGGTAGGGAAACATCTCCAATACATAATATTTGGTTTTGTACTCATCATCGCTGGCCTGAAAACAATTGTTTTCAGTCCAGGTTTGCTGCCATTTTCTCTCTGTTTCCTGGACGTTATAACGCGCAACTTTTGCCATCACATTCACATACCCTTGCCCTTAAATACTTAAGACTTTACGTTGTTCATCTTGATTTGACGCGCCCTGGTCAAAATTGCCTCTTCAAATTCAGCAAATGACTTGGGGTCAACAAACGTATCCTGCCAGCCACTTTTGGCCATTTTTTGCTTGTGAATAGAAACCCGAACGCCGTCAGCTCGTAGTTGGCGATCCAAGATCACAATGTCTACTTTCAGCCTTTCACTGGGGCTTTCAGGTGGTGTATACCATTCGCTAATAATTACCCCGCCAAAGGGATCAACGGAACGCAAAGGCATAAAAGAGACCGTATCTAAAGCCCCGCGCCATAAATAATAGTTAACGCCAAGTCCGCCTTCTGCCTGCTGTTGGCGCTGTTCATCCCCGCCAAACAAAAACAGATCATCACCGAACATTTTGCCAAGCTTGTCCTCTCGGCGCTCTTTCTTTGACATACTATCGTCATCACTGACTTTAGAATCTGTTCCACTGCATCCAACCAGCAATAGGAAAAATCCGATTGCCCCAAAAGTCTTAGCTTCAAATCGTAACATGCTGTATCACCATATCTACATCGTTGTTCATAACTAACACCCAGCCAAATTTGAAATGTGGGATTTGCTTCAGTATATACTCGTGCGGATTCAAAATGTTGGATTTTATGATAGCGCAAAGCGCGCAGTTTACACTTGGTAAATGAGCACTTTAAGCGTATCAGAAAACCTACATTTTGGATCCGCTTCAATATGGTTAGATTGTGCTGTTTGCAGCCAAAGGTCAACAAAAAATTGTATACCGGATAGCACGGTTTTGTACTACAGCGCCCCTGTATGCCCATTATCATAGGCACCAGGAAACTTCTAATAAAACCGGCTTCTACAGTATGACAGCCGAGGAAGGGGATGACCGATGTACTTCACCATATACTTTCAATCACGCCCACAAAAAAAGGGGGAGCTCAGCTCCCCCTTGCAATTTAACCAATTAAAATTCAACCTAGAATTTGAACTTCGCACCCAACGCAACCGCGTGAGTATCGTTGTTGTTTTTGCCGCTGGAGAAGTCCGAATTTCCAACCTTCAACTCATTGTCATAGTCAACTGCTGCCTTACCAGTATTCAAACCTAATTTGTTATACTCAACAAACACAGATAAACCTGGAGCAAGTTTGCGGTCGTAAGTCACCGAGTAAATATCGGCTTCGGCTTTTATACCATTGTACTTGCGTT from Pseudomonadota bacterium includes:
- a CDS encoding DUF3576 domain-containing protein codes for the protein MLRFEAKTFGAIGFFLLLVGCSGTDSKVSDDDSMSKKERREDKLGKMFGDDLFLFGGDEQRQQQAEGGLGVNYYLWRGALDTVSFMPLRSVDPFGGVIISEWYTPPESPSERLKVDIVILDRQLRADGVRVSIHKQKMAKSGWQDTFVDPKSFAEFEEAILTRARQIKMNNVKS
- the holA gene encoding DNA polymerase III subunit delta → MKKRFDQYIHFPDASVQSVLLYGTNESYLQFCTKSICDAHKKTQESIVVEKHSQNRLLEQPHLLKNQGDLFSKAAHLKIIIVTEATDRSVKLIEAVLEKDTTVQLIFSCLVGSSLRKLKTLHETSKRAAFVGCYLGTPEEKRHYLRALTAQHSVRFAPDLKHYIFANFEHYSADLAENFYKLSLYQQKDDSELTTDDWHACCHSFVEGQVGELALAIADGNPLLVVKALEEAQQSGIEDMHILRGVLLHFNKLLQLKAEIAKGKSIHEAVTQARPLIFFKNQPRYKTHLQKWTTTKMVQATARLQQVELNLKKGLQGVSAATHQLCLELCR
- the dnaJ gene encoding molecular chaperone DnaJ — encoded protein: MAKSDYYQLLGVSRTASADELKKAYRKLAMKYHPDRNPDDKEAEKKFKDVSKAYEVLRDDQKRAAYDQFGHQAFEGGAGSAGAGRQTRGGFEFNFQNAGSFSDLFEEVFGDMMGGGHRGQRAARRGSDLQYNMSISLEQAFAGTKRSISITTLVACSPCQGSGAKQGTEPIQCQSCHGRGKVRSQQGFFTVERACHTCGGTGQHIEEKCQSCGGLGRTNKSKVVQANIPAGVEDGTRIRVSDQGEAGFQGAPAGDLYIFVEVKPHELFHREGADIHCQVPISMPTAALGGSIEVLTIDGKKARVKIPEGTQSGEKFRLRGKGMSVLRRSGRGDMFVHTLVETPVKMTKKQKKLLQDFMEEEKESHSSPKSEGFFAKVKDLWENLQE
- the leuS gene encoding leucine--tRNA ligase, with the protein product MAKVARYNVQETERKWQQTWTENNCFQASDDEYKTKYYVLEMFPYPSGRMHMGHVRNYTLGDVIARFKLSQGFNVLHPMGWDAFGLPAENAALEKNLHPKQWTEENIKVMREQQQSVGFAYDWSRELATCRPDYYGHEQKIFLDFLKNGLVYQKEAWVNWDPVENTVLANEQVIDGCGWRSGAKIEKRQLKQWFLKITDFAEDLLQGLDELTEWPERVVTMQRNWIGKSQGAYVYFPIQGRSDPLEIFTTRPDTLFGASFCALSPNHPLSTELAKNNPELAAFIDECNALGTSQEQIEKADKKGFDTQLQVLHPFNSNQELPLYVANFVLAEYGTGAIFACPGGDQRDFEFAQKYKLPIIPVVSPDGKTIPELPYDGMGQMINSEFLNGLTTVQAKSKMIERLEAEGKGRGAITYRLRDWGVSRQRYWGCPIPIIQCAQCGPVPVPESDLPVALPEDIEIGQSGNPLDLHPTWKFVACPSCGKDAQRETDTLDTFFESSWYFGRFCAPNAQTPLDKEATHYWLPVDQYIGGIEHAVLHLLYARFFSRALKRCGYWQIEEPFKRLLAQGMVCHETYRDEDGQWVQPDAVRTLGNDQYVKIEDGSPVRIGRAEKMSKSRKNVIDPNVITKEFGADTARLFMMSDSPPHKDLYWTESGIQGMWKFLNRLWQLVHQLCQIAAPLKTPMPDSKSLSQKDLQLRTLVHRTIAAGTKDLESFHFNKYVARLRELSNDLEKASTQNLHPAVVREALEVLVQMLNPIVPHITEELWQILGHATFLVHHPWPETEPALLIAEIISMAVQVNGKLRGTIEVPAEANNAEIESASLELQSVQNIVASQPIKKVIIVPKRVVNIVV